In one window of Serinus canaria isolate serCan28SL12 chromosome 18, serCan2020, whole genome shotgun sequence DNA:
- the CCDC40 gene encoding coiled-coil domain-containing protein 40: MAEPQRGDMEQPGPGGGASPPPSGAPAAEPGSGGGPSSHHAGPSSELPSDHGSPRREKAAEEPERRKRRGKKGEAELLILDPEHPLMTRFQAALKNYLTKQIEQVNLDLHGMRSAMKSSKEQREELGVILYGAQQQLGQLDMELEKSQERWWQAAAARQQLEEELQALRAAHKEMCHSTEGERKKVSTMQTQIENLALELLYVQSMDQEMYHRLLLMKQSARRAEADRIQAEVEKKKQDLFLDQLTRRVQQLQEQIALFEAQLVAQAEDTKVTRQAITEAGLEVQAINMEKKKLMDHWNSSLAGMKQRDEAYVVTQELLSNYRRDLKSLEGDIHGCGRSIRKEEEKNENLVRLLNRSQNDASVTRKLIAQCLLEQEALQAQTSTYTRVLRETEEALSRTRMDQAAHMNELLSIRKGIEKGTYANEQLENEIMTKLQDQKLSSKVAKHFSQLAEKLRSRKSDLELHFYKVENDVAQIILNATNTSCRLTVHQKTLSEVDKEIKNVNEQITCQENEIAKSRILAEKKGGILCLYNKKLEMLLSQQGGQELGPLEIEINKLNQQIEDCNSEAVTLQKYWLSEQKELVKLTREKEEQITSLDTLQKQSIIMQQRKLRLENEIQQEIKEQKDVERHMKNMSNDLIKLNTLISKNNSSVADLQNGRIVTENEFVQSLKEAEKESMEMQERHSKLTEEKERLLNSLVEAEHQILLWEKKFQLAKEMRETTDALLEHGEIHDMKTEIRRMQVRYGQLQKQQEMLIRAMEACVSQRETITDRAEAQSKLKHSTQRDFQSRTQDLKKRIREIQENIYECNQTMQELETIQESLTDNFSEKQQEVCQLQAETESLSLDREYLQNEKRWNLLEIVAHQARQKQLQALRQGKYKAVCHTEEACMNQQEKLEDRLQTINTIVQQIQEEQPEHQRALQWLSHCMRSKLGSQRSKLPSPEIEPQVTESLTEA; encoded by the exons ATGGCGGAGCCGCAGCGG ggtgaCATGGAACAGCCAGGCCCAGGTGGAGGagcctctccccctccctcgGGGGCacctgcagctgagccag GGAGTGGAGGAGGACCCAGCTCTCACCATGCAgggcccagctctgagctccccaGTGACCATGGCAGCCCAAGAAGGGAGAAGGCAGCCGAGGAACCTGAGAGGAGAAAAcggagggggaaaaaaggagaagcagagctgctcatcCTGGACCCAGAACAC CCTCTGATGACAAGATTCCAGGCTGCCCTGAAGAATTACCTCACCAAGCAGATAGAACAAGTGAACCTAGACCTGCATGGAATG AGATCAGCCATGaagagcagcaaggagcagagggaagagctgggggtGATCCTTTATGGGgcgcagcagcagctggggcagctggacatggagctggagaagagcCAGGAGCGCTGGTggcaggcggcggcggcgcggcagcagctggaggaggagctgcaggccctcagggctgctcacaaGGAAATGTGTCACAGCACCGAGGGGGAACGCAAGAAAG TTTCTACAATGCAGACCCAGATTGAAAACCTGGCCTTGGAGCTCCTCTATGTGCAGAGCATGGACCAGGAGATGTATCACAGGCTTTTACTGATGAAACAGTCAGCAAGGAGGGCTGAGGCAGACAGGATCCAGGCTgaggtggaaaagaaaaaacag GACCTTTTCCTGGACCAGCTGACAAGGAGagtccagcagctccaggaacaaATTGCTCTGTTTGAAGCTCAGCTTGTGGCCCAGGCAGAGGACACAAAAGTGACCCGGCAGGCAATCACTGAG GCTGGTCTGGAGGTCCAGGCTATTaacatggagaaaaagaaactgatgGACCACTGGAACAGCAGCTTGGCTGGAATGAAGCAGAGAGATGAGGCCTATGTTGTcactcaggagctgctgag CAACTACAGACGTGACCTCAAGTCCCTAGAAGGGGACATCCATGGCTGTGGGAGGTCCatcaggaaggaggaggagaagaatgAAAATCTTGTCAGGCTCCTGAACCGGTCCCAGAATGATGCCAGTGTGACAAGGAAACTGATTGCCCAgtgcctgctggagcaggaggccCTGCAGGCTCAGACTAGCACCTACACTCGTGTTCTCCGTGAGACAGAGGAGGCCCTCAGCAGGACCAGGATG GACCAGGCTGCTCACATGAATGAGTTGCTGTCCATCAGGAAGGGTATAGAGAAGGGAACTTATGCCAACGAGCAGCTAGAGAATGAAATCATGACAAAGCTTCAGGACCAGAAGCTATCCAGCAAAGTTGCAAAGCACTTCTCCCAGCTGGCTGAGAAACTTCGGAGCAGAAAAAGCGACCTG GAGCTGCATTTTTACAAGGTTGAGAACGATGTGGCCCAGATTATTCTGAATGCAACCAATACCAGCTGCAGGCTTACAGTTCACCAAAAAACACTCAGTGAGGtggacaaagaaataaaaaatgtgaatgaACAGATCACCTGCCAGGAAAATGAGATTGCAAAGTCCAGGATCCTGGCTGAGAAGAAGGGAGGGATCCTCTGCCTGTACAACAAGAAGCTGGAGATGCTTCTTTCTCAGCAGGGG GGGCAAGAACTGGGGCCCCTGGAGATTGAGATCAACAAGCTGAACCAGCAGATAGAAGACTGCAACTCCGAGGCGGTGACATTGCAGAAGTACTGGCTGAGTgagcagaaggagctggtgAAGCTGACACGGGAGAAGGAGGAACAGATCACCTCCCTGGACACgctgcagaagcagagcatCATCATGCAGCAGAGGAAACTGCGCCTGGAGA ATGAAATtcagcaggaaataaaagagcAGAAGGACGTGGAACGGCACATGAAGAACATGTCAAATGACTTGATAAAGTTGAACACGTTGATCAGCAAGAACAACAGCAGCGTTGCAGACCTACAAAATGGCAGAATTGTTACAGAGAACGAGTTTGTGCAGTCTCTCAAG gaagcagaaaaagaatcCATGGAGATGCAGGAGAGGCACAGTAAACTGactgaggagaaggaaaggctcCTGAACAGCCTGGTAGAAGCAGA GCATCAGATCCTGCTGTGGGAGAAGAAGTTCCAGCTGGCAAAGGAGATGCGGGAAACAACAGATGCTCTGTTGGAACACGGCGAGATCCATGACATGAAAACAGAGATTCGGAGGATGCAA GTGCGCTATgggcagctgcagaagcagcaggagatgctgattCGGGCAATGGAGGCGTGTGTTTCCCAAAGAGAGACAATAACAGATCGGGCAGAGGCTCAGAgcaaactgaaacacagcacccagagggacttccagagcaggacacaggatCTGAAGAAGAGGATCAGGGAAATCCAGGAG AACATTTATGAATGCAACCAAAccatgcaggagctggagacCATCCAAGAGTCCCTCACTGACaacttttcagaaaagcagcaggaagtgtgccagctccaggctgagaCCGAGAGCCTCAGCTTGGACAGGGAATATCTTCAGAACGAGAAACGATGG AACCTGTTGGAGATTGTGGCCCACCAGGCACgccagaagcagctgcaggcactgagaCAAGGGAAGTACAAGGCCGTGTGCCACACTGAAGAGGCGTGCATGAACCAGCAGGAGAAACTGGAGGATCGGCTGCAGACCATTAACACCATCGTGCAGCAgatccaggaggagcagcccgAGCACCAAAGGGCTCTGCAGTGGCTCAGTCACTGCATGAGATCCAAGCTCGGGTCACAGAGATCCAAGCTCCCGTCACCTGAGATCGAACCTCAGGTCACAGAAAGCCTAACAGAAGCATAG
- the GAA gene encoding lysosomal alpha-glucosidase isoform X2, translated as MGPGPGLAAALLALLVPVPAAARGPGAAACEVSPGGRFDCGPERLLSRAGCEARGCCYSPGPGPRSGPGPPWCFFPRGYRSYRAENLTATESGFSARLRRVAAAFLPGAVDELRLELALETPARLRFTLRDAARPRYEVPLATPRVRGRAPATLYGLQVSQEPFGLVVCRRRGGRVLLNTTVAPLFFTDQFLQISTSLPSHFISGLGEHLTPLFLDTAWTRVTLWNRDMAPAPHVNLYGSHPFYLVMEDDGSAHGVFLLNSNAMDVLLQPSPALTWRTTGGILDFYIFLGPDPKSVVRQYLDVVGFPFMPPYWGLGFHLCRWGYSSTDITRQVVANMTAARFPLDVQWNDLDYADAKRDFTFNKKSFKDYPEMVRDFHSRGLRYIMIVDAGISSSGPPGTYKPYDEGLKRGVFIRNATGQPLIGKVWPGPTAFPDFTNPETHEWWHDMVKDFHEQVPFDGMWLDMNEPSNFVEGSQDGCPNNNLEHPPYVPGVFGGRLQAGTICASSQQYLSSHYNLHSLYGLTEAIASHNALLRVRGKRPFIISRSTFAGHGRYAGHWTGDVGSDWQQLYYSIPEVLLFNLFGVPLVGADICGFLGDTDEELCVRWTQLGAFYPFMRNHNDHGTRPQEPFAFSPPAQAAMRNALRLRYSLLPFLYTLFHRAHSAGQTVARPLFLEFPTDPNTWAVDRQLLWGGGLLVTPVLEAGQTKVSGYFPAGTWYSLTGDSTIHSKGQWILLPAPLDTINVHVRAGHILPLQEPAFSTAQSRGKGMALVVALTLDGFARGELFWDDGESWETFERGDYTELLFLASNVLRVPVSLPMWEQFVISWS; from the exons AtggggccgggcccggggctggCGGCCGCGCTGCTGGCGCTGCTGGTCCCGGTCCCGGCCGCGGCGCGgggccccggcgctgccgcctGCGAGGTGTCCCCGGGCGGCCGCTTCGACTGCGGCCCCGAGCGGCTCCTGTCGCGGGCGGGCTGCGAGGCGCGGGGCTGCTGCTACAGCCCCGGGCCCGGGCCCCGCTCTGGGCCCGGCCCGCCCTGGTGCTTCTTCCCCCGCGGCTACCGCAGCTACCGCGCCGAGAACCTGACGGCCACCGAGAGCGGCTTCTCCGCCCGCCTGCGCCGCGTGGCCGCCGCCTTCCTGCCGGGAGCGGTGGACGAGCTGCGGCTGGAGCTGGCGCTGGAGACCCCGGCCCGCCTGCGCTTCACG CTCCGGGacgccgcccggccccgctaTGAGGTGCCGCTGGCCACGCCGCGGGTGCGCGGCCGAGCCCCGGCCACGCTGTACGGGCTGCAGGTCAGCCAGGAGCCCTTCGGCCTCGTCGTGtgccggcggcgcggcgggaGAGTCCT GCTGAACACCACGGTCGCACCCCTCTTCTTCACAGACCAATTCCTGCAGAtctccacctccctgccctcccattTCATTtcggggctgggggagcacctGACACCGCTGTTCCTTGACACAGCGTGGACCAGGGTCACCCTCTGGAATCGGGACATGGCACCTGCG CCCCATGTCAACCTCTACGGCTCCCACCCCTTCTACCTGGTGATGGAGGACGATGGTTCAGCCCACGGTGTCTTTCTGCTGAACAGCAACGCCATGG AcgtgctcctgcagcccagcccggccctgACCTGGCGCACGACAGGGGGGATCCTGGACTTCTACATCTTCCTGGGCCCCGACCCCAAGAGTGTGGTGCGGCAGTACCTGGATGTGGTTG ggTTCCCCTTCATGCCCCCATACTGGGGCCTGGGCTTCCACCTGTGCCGCTGGGGCTACTCCTCCACCGACATCACCCGGCAGGTGGTGGCCAACATGACAGCAGCTCGCTTCCCCCTG GATGTGCAGTGGAACGACCTGGATTACGCAGATGCCAAGAGGGATTTCACCTTCAACAAGAAAAGCTTCAAGGACTACCCAGAGATGGTGCGGGACTTCCACAGCCGCGGGCTGAGGTACATCATGATTGTG GATGCAGGGATCAGCAGCTCGGGGCCCCCTGGCACCTACAAGCCCTACGACGAGGGCCTGAAGCGAGGGGTGTTCATCCGGAACGCCACGGGGCAGCCCCTGATCGGGAAG gtCTGGCCAGGCCCCACTGCCTTCCCTGACTTCACCAACCCAGAGACTCACGAGTGGTGGCACGACATGGTGAAGGACTTCCACGAACAAGTGCCCTTCGATGGCATGTGGCTT gaCATGAATGAGCCGTCCAACTTCGTGGAGGGCTCCCAGGATGGCTGCCCCAACAACAACCTGGAGCATCCCCCCTACGTGCCAG GTGTGTTTGGGGGCCGCCTGCAGGCCGGGACCATCTGTGCCTCCAGCCAGCAGTACCTGTCCTCTCACTACAACCTGCACAGCCTGTACGGGCTGACCGAGGCCATCGCCTCCCACAA tgctctgctgaGGGTCCGGGGCAAGCGTCCCTTCATCATCTCACGCTCCACCTTCGCTGGGCACGGGCGCTACGCCGGGCACTGGACAGGGGATGTTGGCAGCGACTGGCAGCAGCTCTACTACTCCATCCCAG aggtgctgctcttCAACCTCTTCGGGGTGCCGCTGGTGGGTGCCGACATCTGCGGCTTCCTGGGCGACACCGACGAGGAGCTGTGCGTGCGCTGGACCCAGCTGGGCGCCTTCTACCCCTTCATGAGGAACCACAACGACCACGGCACCCGG CCGCAGGAGCCCTTTGCCTTCAGCCCTCCCGCCCAGGCTGCCATGAGGAACGCCCTGCGCCTCCGCTACTCCTTGCTGCCCTTCCTCTACACGCTGTTCCACCGGGCCCACAGCGCTGGGCAGACCGTGGCACGGCCCCTGTTCCTCGA gtTCCCCACAGACCCCAACACCTGGGCCGTGGACCGCCAGCTCCTGTGGGGCGGGGGGCTGCTCGTCACCcctgtgctggaggcaggacAGACCAAAGTCAGCGGCTACTTCCCAGCAGGGACGTGGTACAGCCTCACAGGG GACTCCACCATCCACAGCAAAGGGCAGTGGAtcctcctgccagcacctctggaCACCATCAACGTCCATGTCCGTGCAGGGCACATCCTGCCCCTGCAG GAACCTGCCTTCAGCACTGCCCAGTCCCGTGGGAAGGGCATGGCCCTGGTGGTGGCACTGACCCTGGACGGCTTTGCCAGGGGAGAGCTGTTCTGGGACgatggggagagctgggagacCTTTGAGAGGGGCGACTACACCGAGCTCCTCTTCCTGGCCTCCAAC
- the GAA gene encoding lysosomal alpha-glucosidase isoform X1, with the protein MGPGPGLAAALLALLVPVPAAARGPGAAACEVSPGGRFDCGPERLLSRAGCEARGCCYSPGPGPRSGPGPPWCFFPRGYRSYRAENLTATESGFSARLRRVAAAFLPGAVDELRLELALETPARLRFTLRDAARPRYEVPLATPRVRGRAPATLYGLQVSQEPFGLVVCRRRGGRVLLNTTVAPLFFTDQFLQISTSLPSHFISGLGEHLTPLFLDTAWTRVTLWNRDMAPAPHVNLYGSHPFYLVMEDDGSAHGVFLLNSNAMDVLLQPSPALTWRTTGGILDFYIFLGPDPKSVVRQYLDVVGFPFMPPYWGLGFHLCRWGYSSTDITRQVVANMTAARFPLDVQWNDLDYADAKRDFTFNKKSFKDYPEMVRDFHSRGLRYIMIVDAGISSSGPPGTYKPYDEGLKRGVFIRNATGQPLIGKVWPGPTAFPDFTNPETHEWWHDMVKDFHEQVPFDGMWLDMNEPSNFVEGSQDGCPNNNLEHPPYVPGVFGGRLQAGTICASSQQYLSSHYNLHSLYGLTEAIASHNALLRVRGKRPFIISRSTFAGHGRYAGHWTGDVGSDWQQLYYSIPEVLLFNLFGVPLVGADICGFLGDTDEELCVRWTQLGAFYPFMRNHNDHGTRPQEPFAFSPPAQAAMRNALRLRYSLLPFLYTLFHRAHSAGQTVARPLFLEFPTDPNTWAVDRQLLWGGGLLVTPVLEAGQTKVSGYFPAGTWYSLTGDSTIHSKGQWILLPAPLDTINVHVRAGHILPLQEPAFSTAQSRGKGMALVVALTLDGFARGELFWDDGESWETFERGDYTELLFLASNDAVLSLLLRASAHLDGVLLEAVTVLGVTSPPRRVLANGATVSDFSYRSDTQVLRVPVSLPMWEQFVISWS; encoded by the exons AtggggccgggcccggggctggCGGCCGCGCTGCTGGCGCTGCTGGTCCCGGTCCCGGCCGCGGCGCGgggccccggcgctgccgcctGCGAGGTGTCCCCGGGCGGCCGCTTCGACTGCGGCCCCGAGCGGCTCCTGTCGCGGGCGGGCTGCGAGGCGCGGGGCTGCTGCTACAGCCCCGGGCCCGGGCCCCGCTCTGGGCCCGGCCCGCCCTGGTGCTTCTTCCCCCGCGGCTACCGCAGCTACCGCGCCGAGAACCTGACGGCCACCGAGAGCGGCTTCTCCGCCCGCCTGCGCCGCGTGGCCGCCGCCTTCCTGCCGGGAGCGGTGGACGAGCTGCGGCTGGAGCTGGCGCTGGAGACCCCGGCCCGCCTGCGCTTCACG CTCCGGGacgccgcccggccccgctaTGAGGTGCCGCTGGCCACGCCGCGGGTGCGCGGCCGAGCCCCGGCCACGCTGTACGGGCTGCAGGTCAGCCAGGAGCCCTTCGGCCTCGTCGTGtgccggcggcgcggcgggaGAGTCCT GCTGAACACCACGGTCGCACCCCTCTTCTTCACAGACCAATTCCTGCAGAtctccacctccctgccctcccattTCATTtcggggctgggggagcacctGACACCGCTGTTCCTTGACACAGCGTGGACCAGGGTCACCCTCTGGAATCGGGACATGGCACCTGCG CCCCATGTCAACCTCTACGGCTCCCACCCCTTCTACCTGGTGATGGAGGACGATGGTTCAGCCCACGGTGTCTTTCTGCTGAACAGCAACGCCATGG AcgtgctcctgcagcccagcccggccctgACCTGGCGCACGACAGGGGGGATCCTGGACTTCTACATCTTCCTGGGCCCCGACCCCAAGAGTGTGGTGCGGCAGTACCTGGATGTGGTTG ggTTCCCCTTCATGCCCCCATACTGGGGCCTGGGCTTCCACCTGTGCCGCTGGGGCTACTCCTCCACCGACATCACCCGGCAGGTGGTGGCCAACATGACAGCAGCTCGCTTCCCCCTG GATGTGCAGTGGAACGACCTGGATTACGCAGATGCCAAGAGGGATTTCACCTTCAACAAGAAAAGCTTCAAGGACTACCCAGAGATGGTGCGGGACTTCCACAGCCGCGGGCTGAGGTACATCATGATTGTG GATGCAGGGATCAGCAGCTCGGGGCCCCCTGGCACCTACAAGCCCTACGACGAGGGCCTGAAGCGAGGGGTGTTCATCCGGAACGCCACGGGGCAGCCCCTGATCGGGAAG gtCTGGCCAGGCCCCACTGCCTTCCCTGACTTCACCAACCCAGAGACTCACGAGTGGTGGCACGACATGGTGAAGGACTTCCACGAACAAGTGCCCTTCGATGGCATGTGGCTT gaCATGAATGAGCCGTCCAACTTCGTGGAGGGCTCCCAGGATGGCTGCCCCAACAACAACCTGGAGCATCCCCCCTACGTGCCAG GTGTGTTTGGGGGCCGCCTGCAGGCCGGGACCATCTGTGCCTCCAGCCAGCAGTACCTGTCCTCTCACTACAACCTGCACAGCCTGTACGGGCTGACCGAGGCCATCGCCTCCCACAA tgctctgctgaGGGTCCGGGGCAAGCGTCCCTTCATCATCTCACGCTCCACCTTCGCTGGGCACGGGCGCTACGCCGGGCACTGGACAGGGGATGTTGGCAGCGACTGGCAGCAGCTCTACTACTCCATCCCAG aggtgctgctcttCAACCTCTTCGGGGTGCCGCTGGTGGGTGCCGACATCTGCGGCTTCCTGGGCGACACCGACGAGGAGCTGTGCGTGCGCTGGACCCAGCTGGGCGCCTTCTACCCCTTCATGAGGAACCACAACGACCACGGCACCCGG CCGCAGGAGCCCTTTGCCTTCAGCCCTCCCGCCCAGGCTGCCATGAGGAACGCCCTGCGCCTCCGCTACTCCTTGCTGCCCTTCCTCTACACGCTGTTCCACCGGGCCCACAGCGCTGGGCAGACCGTGGCACGGCCCCTGTTCCTCGA gtTCCCCACAGACCCCAACACCTGGGCCGTGGACCGCCAGCTCCTGTGGGGCGGGGGGCTGCTCGTCACCcctgtgctggaggcaggacAGACCAAAGTCAGCGGCTACTTCCCAGCAGGGACGTGGTACAGCCTCACAGGG GACTCCACCATCCACAGCAAAGGGCAGTGGAtcctcctgccagcacctctggaCACCATCAACGTCCATGTCCGTGCAGGGCACATCCTGCCCCTGCAG GAACCTGCCTTCAGCACTGCCCAGTCCCGTGGGAAGGGCATGGCCCTGGTGGTGGCACTGACCCTGGACGGCTTTGCCAGGGGAGAGCTGTTCTGGGACgatggggagagctgggagacCTTTGAGAGGGGCGACTACACCGAGCTCCTCTTCCTGGCCTCCAAC GACGCCgtgctcagcctgctgctgcgGGCCAGCGCCCACCTGGATGGGGTCCTGCTGGAGGCTGTCACTGTGCTGGGGGTCACCAGCCCTCCCCGGCGAGTCCTGGCCAACGGTGCCACCGTCAGTGACTTCTCCTACCGCAGTGACACCCAG